A section of the Carya illinoinensis cultivar Pawnee chromosome 12, C.illinoinensisPawnee_v1, whole genome shotgun sequence genome encodes:
- the LOC122288928 gene encoding rab GTPase-activating protein 22-like isoform X1, which yields MVLRTGERDNGCEVLTVSSPCFLSFILFLSSGGCADGKGWILLVEGSGGGGTGGGSGFGFWASAAASNVGITIAVTAIVGLALTGTVVYSRRVGLKSPWSRRRRKHALVPKLWKSFFTPDGKLSDGGVKFLKKVRDGGVDPSLRTEVWPFLLGVYDINSSQKERDLVKIRKRKEYDNLRKHCQKILKCSENSLKLKETSGNCSNEGSVNFSQVLDSLSLEEVVSASRSLFTEGGIPLAEDGPTFFDHAPQSSDSFLEEDAHKSGLTFEDVSAGDTESTDSDSWEESEDMRPLLANKVSEKNDLDEPAKDNTSPSDAENESSLNAESESKILTAEDFANWRRIIRLDALRANDEWFIYSPSQAAVSEMKAHWLAESVGLNEYDHLDPSRVFHAARLVAILEAYAVYDPEIGYCQGMSDLLAPIITVFEEDHEAFWCFVGFMKKARHNFRLDEVGIQRQLKIVSKIIKGKDIHLYRHLEKLQAEDCFFVYRMVVVLFRRELSFEQTLCLWEVIWADQAAIRAGIAKSTWGRIRLKAPPNDDLLLYAIAACVLQRRKLIIEKYSGMDEIMKECNSMAGHLDVWKLLDGAHDLVVTLHDKI from the exons ATGGTGTTGAGGACGGGTGAGAGAGATAATGGCTGCGAGGTCTTGACGGTGTCCTCGCCGTGCTTCCTCTCGTTCATTCTGTTCCTCTCCTCCGGTGGCTGCGCTGATGGTAAAGGATGGATCCTGTTAGTTGAAGGCAGCGGAGGCGGCGGCACTGGTGGAGGAAGCGGCTTCGGCTTCTGGGCTTCTGCGGCGGCTTCCAATGTCGGAATAACCATCGCTGTGACGGCCATAGTCGGTCTCGCCTTGACCGGCACCGTCGTCTACTCTCGTag ggTTGGTCTTAAATCACCTTGGTCACGCcggagaagaaaacatgccCTTGTGCCAAAATTATGGAAGAGTTTCTTTACACCAGATGGGAAGCTCAGTGACGGTGGGGTCAAGTTTCTGAAGAAAGTTCGTGATGGA GGTGTCGATCCAAGTCTTAGAACAGAGGTCTGGCCATTCCTTCTTGGAGT CTATGACATTAACAGCTCTCAGAAAGAAAGGGATTTGGTCAAAATACGGAAAAG AAAAGAATATGATAACCTGCGGAAGCATTgccagaaaattttaaaatgcagtGAGAACAGCTTAAAGCTGAAGGAAACTTCTGGGAACTGCAGCAATGAGGGCAGTGTGAATTTTAGTCAGGTTCTAGATTCTCTTAGCTTAGAAGAGGTGGTCAGTGCCAGTAGGTCCCTTTTTACTGAGGGAGGAATTCCATTAGCTGAGGATGGACCCACTTTCTTTGATCATGCCCCCCAGTCCTCTGATTCATTTTTGGAAGAAGATGCGCATAAGAGTGGACTGACATTTGAAGATGTCTCTGCTGGAGATACAGAGTCCACTGATTCCGACTCTTGGGAAGAATCTGAGGACATGCGACCTCTACTTGCCAACAAAGTATCTGAAAAGAATGACCTGGATGAGCCTGCCAAGGATAACACATCTCCCTCTGATGCAGAAAATGAGTCTTCCTTGAATGCTGAAAGTGAGTCCAAAATCCTCACTGCTGAAGATTTTGCCAATTGGCGGAGAATCATCCGTCTTGATGCTCTGAGGGCAAATGATGAATGGTTTATTTACTCGCCATCTCAGGCTGCAGTGTCCGAGATGAAAGCTCACTGGTTAGCAGAGAGTGTTGGTTTGAACGAGTATGATCACTTGGATCCATCCAGGGTTTTCCATGCTGCTCGCCTGGTTGCTATCCTGGAAGCATATGCAGTCTATGATCCCGAGATTGGTTACTGCCAAGGTATGAGTGATCTACTTGCGCCAATAATCACGGTGTTCGAGGAGGACCATGAAGCCTTCTGGTGCTTTGTGGGTTTCATGAAAAAAGCTCGGCATAATTTCCGGCTTGATGAGGTTGGAATCCAACGGCAGCTGAAAATTGTTTCCAAGATTATCAAGGGCAAGGATATTCATCTCTACAGGCACCTGGAAAAGCTTCAAGCTGAGGATTGCTTCTTTGTGTACAGAATGGTGGTGGTTCTCTTCCGGAGGGAGTTAAGCTTTGAGCAGACTCTGTGCCTCTGGGAGGTAATATGGGCTGATCAGGCAGCAATTAGAGCAGGGATTGCCAAGTCAACATGGGGGAGAATACGGCTGAAAGCCCCTCCTAATGATGATTTGTTGCTTTACGCGATAGCAGCCTGCGTTCTACAAAGGAGGAAGCTCATAATAGAGAAGTACAGCGGCATGGACGAAATAATGAAGGAGTGCAATAGCATGGCCGGCCATCTGGATGTGTGGAAGCTTCTTGATGGTGCTCATGATTTGGTGGTCACCCTCCATGACAAGATTTAG
- the LOC122288928 gene encoding rab GTPase-activating protein 22-like isoform X2: protein MLTEEKHVMRALRRSHTSSPSSSSNSSSPSASSSSSTSSSSWVHLRSVLLVVAHSSSSSSSSSPVSTDRVGLKSPWSRRRRKHALVPKLWKSFFTPDGKLSDGGVKFLKKVRDGGVDPSLRTEVWPFLLGVYDINSSQKERDLVKIRKRKEYDNLRKHCQKILKCSENSLKLKETSGNCSNEGSVNFSQVLDSLSLEEVVSASRSLFTEGGIPLAEDGPTFFDHAPQSSDSFLEEDAHKSGLTFEDVSAGDTESTDSDSWEESEDMRPLLANKVSEKNDLDEPAKDNTSPSDAENESSLNAESESKILTAEDFANWRRIIRLDALRANDEWFIYSPSQAAVSEMKAHWLAESVGLNEYDHLDPSRVFHAARLVAILEAYAVYDPEIGYCQGMSDLLAPIITVFEEDHEAFWCFVGFMKKARHNFRLDEVGIQRQLKIVSKIIKGKDIHLYRHLEKLQAEDCFFVYRMVVVLFRRELSFEQTLCLWEVIWADQAAIRAGIAKSTWGRIRLKAPPNDDLLLYAIAACVLQRRKLIIEKYSGMDEIMKECNSMAGHLDVWKLLDGAHDLVVTLHDKI from the exons ATGCTTACGGAAGAGAAACACGTAATGAGAGCCCTACGGCGAAGTCACACTTCTTCACCGTCGTCGTCGTCAAATTCCTCTTCACCGTCAGCGTCGTCGTCTTCTTCGACGTCATCTTCTTCCTGGGTTCATTTGCGATCGGTCTTGTTAGTCGTTGCTCATTCATCGTCGTCGTCATCTTCGTCCTCACCAGTTTCCACTGATCG ggTTGGTCTTAAATCACCTTGGTCACGCcggagaagaaaacatgccCTTGTGCCAAAATTATGGAAGAGTTTCTTTACACCAGATGGGAAGCTCAGTGACGGTGGGGTCAAGTTTCTGAAGAAAGTTCGTGATGGA GGTGTCGATCCAAGTCTTAGAACAGAGGTCTGGCCATTCCTTCTTGGAGT CTATGACATTAACAGCTCTCAGAAAGAAAGGGATTTGGTCAAAATACGGAAAAG AAAAGAATATGATAACCTGCGGAAGCATTgccagaaaattttaaaatgcagtGAGAACAGCTTAAAGCTGAAGGAAACTTCTGGGAACTGCAGCAATGAGGGCAGTGTGAATTTTAGTCAGGTTCTAGATTCTCTTAGCTTAGAAGAGGTGGTCAGTGCCAGTAGGTCCCTTTTTACTGAGGGAGGAATTCCATTAGCTGAGGATGGACCCACTTTCTTTGATCATGCCCCCCAGTCCTCTGATTCATTTTTGGAAGAAGATGCGCATAAGAGTGGACTGACATTTGAAGATGTCTCTGCTGGAGATACAGAGTCCACTGATTCCGACTCTTGGGAAGAATCTGAGGACATGCGACCTCTACTTGCCAACAAAGTATCTGAAAAGAATGACCTGGATGAGCCTGCCAAGGATAACACATCTCCCTCTGATGCAGAAAATGAGTCTTCCTTGAATGCTGAAAGTGAGTCCAAAATCCTCACTGCTGAAGATTTTGCCAATTGGCGGAGAATCATCCGTCTTGATGCTCTGAGGGCAAATGATGAATGGTTTATTTACTCGCCATCTCAGGCTGCAGTGTCCGAGATGAAAGCTCACTGGTTAGCAGAGAGTGTTGGTTTGAACGAGTATGATCACTTGGATCCATCCAGGGTTTTCCATGCTGCTCGCCTGGTTGCTATCCTGGAAGCATATGCAGTCTATGATCCCGAGATTGGTTACTGCCAAGGTATGAGTGATCTACTTGCGCCAATAATCACGGTGTTCGAGGAGGACCATGAAGCCTTCTGGTGCTTTGTGGGTTTCATGAAAAAAGCTCGGCATAATTTCCGGCTTGATGAGGTTGGAATCCAACGGCAGCTGAAAATTGTTTCCAAGATTATCAAGGGCAAGGATATTCATCTCTACAGGCACCTGGAAAAGCTTCAAGCTGAGGATTGCTTCTTTGTGTACAGAATGGTGGTGGTTCTCTTCCGGAGGGAGTTAAGCTTTGAGCAGACTCTGTGCCTCTGGGAGGTAATATGGGCTGATCAGGCAGCAATTAGAGCAGGGATTGCCAAGTCAACATGGGGGAGAATACGGCTGAAAGCCCCTCCTAATGATGATTTGTTGCTTTACGCGATAGCAGCCTGCGTTCTACAAAGGAGGAAGCTCATAATAGAGAAGTACAGCGGCATGGACGAAATAATGAAGGAGTGCAATAGCATGGCCGGCCATCTGGATGTGTGGAAGCTTCTTGATGGTGCTCATGATTTGGTGGTCACCCTCCATGACAAGATTTAG
- the LOC122288932 gene encoding protein HLB1-like: MSTTTAEEPGLQNGVQPERELKADLELETEPESSEPEREIEPAVSDSVLEPKLESPVAVDADLQPEELKQSSLISDEADDSAANAPAQRELRKDEGSRTFTMRELLGGLKGVELDESGPDAPSPYSQESLQQHVDQNNAAMDLINSVTGVDEEGRSRQRILTFAARRYASAIDRNPEDYDALYNWALVLQESADNVSQDSPSPSKDALLEEACRKYDEATRLCPTLHDAFYNWAIAISDRAKMRGRTKEAEELWKQATKNYEKAVQLNWNSPQALNNWGLALQELSAIVPVREKQRIVRAAISKFRAAIRLQFDFHRAIYNLGTVLYGLAEDTLRTGGSVIAKEVSPNELYSQSAIYIAAAHALKSNYSVYSSALRLVRSMLPLPYLKVGYLTAPPVGIQVAPHNDWKRSQFVLNHEGLYQVNKVEQKQVPQSLSGRSGDVVNIDKRAIRIDVPDIVSVSACADLTLPPGAGLCIDTINGPVFMVADSWESLDGWLDAIRLVYTIYARGKSDVLAGIITS; encoded by the exons ATGTCCACCACCACCGCAGAGGAACCTGGATTGCAGAACGGAGTTCAGCCAGAACGAGAATTGAAAGCAGACTTAGAACTGGAAACCGAACCTGAATCGTCGGAGCCTGAACGAGAAATAGAACCGGCGGTATCGGATTCCGTGCTGGAGCCTAAACTCGAGTCACCGGTGGCAGTCGATGCAGATCTTCAGCCCGAAGAACTCAAACAAAGCTCGCTCATATCTGATGAGGCCGATGACTCCGCAGCGAACGCACCCGCCCAGCGTGAGCTGCGAAAAGACGAAGGAAGCCGAACTTTCACGATGAGGGAGTTACTCGGTGGATTGAAAGGCGTCGAGCTAGATGAGAGTGGTCCAGATGCCCCCTCACCTTATAG TCAAGAAAGTCTACAACAACATGTAGACCAAAACAATGCTGCTATGGACTTAATCAATAGTGTTACGGGTGTAGATGAGGAAGGTCGGTCTCGCCAACGGATTCTTACATTTGCTGCCAGGAG gTATGCTTCTGCCATAGACAGAAACCCAGAAGATTATGACGCACTATACAACTGGGCATTGGTTCTTCAG GAAAGTGCAGATAATGTTAGCCAAGATTCTCCTTCACCTTCTAAGGATGCTTTGCTTGAGGAAGCCTGTAGGAAGTATGATGAGGCTACCCGTCTTTGCCCAACACTTCATGAT GCTTTCTATAATTGGGCTATAGCGATATCTGATCGAGCGAAAATGCGTGGTCGTACAAAGGAGGCTGAAGAACTATGGAAGCAG GCTACAAAGAACTATGAAAAAGCTGTCCAACTCAATTGGAACAGTCCGCAG GCACTTAATAATTGGGGACTTGCTCTTCAG GAACTCAGCGCAATTGTTCCTGTACGAGAAAAGCAAAGAATCGTAAGAGCTGCAATCAGTAAG TTCCGTGCCGCAATACGGTTGCAGTTTGACTTCCATCGAGCAATTTACAACCTTGGAACTGTTTTG TATGGATTAGCAGAGGACACATTAAGAACTGGGGGATCAGTCATTGCTAAAGAAGTCTCACCAAATGAGTTGTATAGCCAATCTGCTATATACATTGCAGCTGCCCATGCACTGAAATCAAATTATTCA GTTTACAGCAGTGCCTTGCGGCTGGTGCGTTCCATG CTACCTTTGCCTTATCTGAAAGTTGGGTACCTGACTGCACCCCCTGTAGGAATACAAGTGGCACCTCATAATGATTGGAAGCGGTCGCAGTTTGTTTTAAACCATGAAGGGCTTTATCAG GTAAACAAAGTTGAGCAAAAACAAGTGCCACAAAGCCTCTCTGGAAGATCGGGAGATGTAGTGAATATTGACAAAAGAGCCATCAGAATTGACGTTCCAGATATAGTTTCTGTATCAGCGTGTGCTGATCTGACTTTACCACCTGGTGCAGGACTCTGCATTGATACAATCAATGGGCCAGTTTTCATG GTTGCTGACTCCTGGGAATCCCTGGATGGATGGCTTGATGCAATCCGTCTAGTTTACACAATCTATGCACGCGGTAAGAGCGATGTTCTGGCAGGTATCATAACTAGCTGa